In one window of Prosthecobacter fusiformis DNA:
- a CDS encoding HAD-IIIA family hydrolase has product MDSKIITHPVQAVVLAGGLGTRLGDKTRLLPKPMMDIGGRPFLDYLVRNLQRKGIREVILATGHLSEPIQLFFQDGADHELTIRYAVETTPQGTGGALRGCLPMLDERFFVLNGDTLFDVNLAAMMNTCTTNVMALRPVNDTSRYGRVVLDGERVVGLHEKSTTGRGMINGGVLCLLREHVAGIPEGRSSLETDLLPDLASRGLLAGFESDAFFIDIGVPDSLAAGELSIPRWERKPIAFLDRDGVLNEDIGHLYKIEDFRWTEGARQAVKYLNEKGYYVILITNQAGIAKGKYTEEDFQILTRWMREELAKDGAHLDAVYHCPFHPDAVVPVYRQVSQDRKPAPGMLLRAMSETPHDPSRSFFIGNQPTDCQAASSADITYFDFPGGNLLEFVQNVTA; this is encoded by the coding sequence ATGGACAGTAAAATAATAACCCATCCTGTACAAGCTGTTGTGCTAGCCGGTGGTCTGGGCACGCGGTTAGGAGACAAAACCCGGCTGCTTCCGAAGCCGATGATGGACATCGGAGGCAGACCGTTTCTGGATTATCTTGTCAGGAATTTACAACGCAAGGGCATCAGAGAAGTCATTCTCGCTACGGGCCATCTTTCTGAGCCAATCCAGCTTTTTTTTCAAGATGGTGCGGATCATGAGCTTACGATCCGGTATGCCGTTGAGACCACGCCGCAGGGAACTGGCGGAGCATTGCGAGGATGCCTTCCGATGCTTGACGAACGATTCTTTGTCCTCAATGGAGACACCTTGTTCGATGTCAATCTGGCGGCCATGATGAATACTTGCACTACAAACGTTATGGCTCTGAGACCTGTGAATGACACCAGTCGCTACGGGCGCGTTGTTTTAGATGGCGAAAGAGTAGTCGGTTTACATGAGAAGAGCACGACCGGCCGGGGTATGATCAACGGCGGGGTTTTATGTTTGCTCCGCGAGCACGTAGCAGGGATTCCAGAAGGCCGCTCTTCTTTGGAAACGGATTTGCTGCCGGATCTAGCGAGTCGTGGTTTGCTTGCCGGATTTGAATCGGATGCTTTTTTCATTGACATCGGAGTTCCGGACAGTCTAGCGGCTGGGGAATTATCCATACCCAGGTGGGAACGCAAGCCAATTGCATTCCTTGACCGTGATGGCGTTTTAAATGAGGATATTGGTCATTTATACAAAATCGAGGATTTCCGCTGGACCGAAGGAGCACGACAAGCCGTTAAATACCTCAATGAGAAGGGCTATTACGTTATTCTCATCACAAACCAGGCTGGTATCGCGAAAGGGAAGTATACCGAGGAAGATTTCCAAATTCTTACCCGATGGATGCGTGAAGAGTTGGCAAAGGATGGGGCGCACCTAGATGCCGTTTATCATTGTCCATTCCATCCCGATGCTGTTGTGCCAGTCTATCGACAAGTTAGCCAGGATAGAAAACCTGCGCCTGGCATGTTGCTGCGCGCGATGTCTGAAACTCCTCACGATCCTTCACGCTCATTTTTTATTGGGAACCAGCCAACTGACTGTCAAGCGGCGAGCTCAGCGGATATTACTTATTTCGATTTTCCGGGCGGAAATCTTCTGGAGTTTGTCCAAAACGTCACTGCATAG
- a CDS encoding FkbM family methyltransferase has protein sequence MTFFSLREGDLADYLIAGELIRGEEHLLPESPPSRIIDAGANIGAFMIIAARLYPEVPLICYEPSASNFVLLQKNARDNELKVELRCMGVWSKSCDLYFHAQASYNGYMSESKSDFPPIPCELPEGDHETWLKIDAEGAEYEVLPAMFRQNRFPYQISLELHHRNEKGNELVTLSLQNGYSVEGDTASDSDCINLTLRKS, from the coding sequence TTGACATTTTTTTCCCTGCGGGAAGGCGATCTTGCTGACTATTTGATTGCGGGAGAGTTAATACGAGGGGAGGAACACCTGCTTCCAGAGTCTCCCCCATCCAGAATCATCGACGCCGGAGCAAACATCGGTGCTTTTATGATCATTGCTGCCCGCTTGTATCCTGAAGTTCCCCTAATCTGTTACGAGCCTTCCGCTTCCAACTTTGTATTGCTTCAAAAAAATGCAAGAGACAATGAATTGAAGGTCGAATTGCGGTGCATGGGAGTGTGGTCGAAGTCTTGTGATCTGTATTTCCATGCGCAGGCATCCTACAATGGATACATGTCGGAGTCAAAAAGTGATTTCCCACCCATCCCATGTGAATTACCGGAAGGGGATCATGAAACCTGGCTCAAGATAGATGCAGAAGGTGCGGAATACGAAGTTTTACCGGCGATGTTTCGGCAAAATCGTTTTCCGTATCAAATTTCATTAGAGCTGCATCACAGAAACGAAAAGGGGAACGAACTTGTTACGCTGTCCCTCCAGAATGGTTATTCAGTTGAGGGGGATACTGCCTCTGATTCGGATTGCATAAACCTAACATTACGTAAAAGTTAG
- a CDS encoding D-sedoheptulose-7-phosphate isomerase, producing the protein MMKSFHTRIESSQNAIESVLINENVINEAAQAICTTLRTGGRIYACGNGGSAAEAMHFATELCGRYRSNRVPYPAIALTADGTALTCIGNDFGWDLIFARQVEANASQNDLLLVLTTSGNSTNVIAALQAARSKGIKTVGLLGRNGDDARALCDLPIIIAVDDTGSIQEAHLVVIHILCEPLEESPDSQ; encoded by the coding sequence ATGATGAAAAGTTTTCACACACGAATTGAGTCTTCTCAAAACGCCATTGAAAGCGTATTAATCAACGAAAATGTTATCAATGAAGCTGCACAAGCGATCTGCACTACGCTGAGGACTGGAGGAAGAATTTATGCATGCGGGAATGGTGGCAGCGCGGCAGAAGCGATGCATTTTGCCACCGAACTCTGCGGCCGATACCGGTCCAACCGTGTGCCGTATCCTGCCATCGCACTGACTGCTGATGGAACTGCACTGACCTGCATCGGAAACGATTTTGGATGGGATCTAATATTTGCCAGACAGGTGGAGGCAAATGCCAGTCAAAACGACCTACTGCTTGTGTTGACCACTTCCGGCAATTCCACTAACGTTATCGCAGCACTTCAGGCCGCGCGGTCCAAGGGCATAAAGACTGTTGGCCTGCTCGGGAGGAATGGAGATGATGCTCGAGCGCTGTGTGACTTACCGATCATCATTGCGGTTGATGACACCGGATCGATCCAAGAGGCACATCTTGTTGTGATCCACATCCTCTGCGAACCACTTGAAGAGAGCCCTGATTCCCAGTAG
- a CDS encoding WcaF family extracellular polysaccharide biosynthesis acetyltransferase, with the protein MSYVRLDTFDARRGLVRGRSKQVEAIWYLLKCLLFLSPLPWPNFIKVRILRMFGARVGQGVVLKPRLNIHFPWKLELGDHVWLGEEAQILNFEPVVIGSHSCISQRAFLCAGNHDFRSPSFDYRNAPITVGEGCWVGANCFVGPGVTLGNECVTTAGSVITHDLPAGMICSGNPCEAIKPRWKS; encoded by the coding sequence ATGAGCTACGTTCGACTCGATACTTTTGATGCCCGGCGCGGGCTGGTGCGTGGGCGATCAAAACAGGTCGAGGCCATCTGGTACTTGCTGAAATGTTTGTTATTCCTTTCGCCCTTGCCATGGCCTAATTTCATAAAAGTCAGGATTTTACGAATGTTTGGCGCTCGAGTGGGACAAGGGGTAGTTTTAAAGCCGCGTCTTAACATCCATTTTCCGTGGAAGCTTGAGCTGGGTGATCACGTCTGGTTAGGTGAGGAAGCGCAAATATTGAATTTTGAACCGGTGGTCATTGGATCTCATTCATGCATCTCCCAAAGGGCGTTTTTGTGTGCTGGCAATCATGACTTCCGAAGTCCTTCCTTTGATTATCGCAACGCACCCATCACGGTTGGGGAGGGGTGCTGGGTGGGAGCTAATTGCTTCGTTGGACCGGGGGTAACGTTGGGGAATGAATGTGTGACGACTGCGGGTTCTGTCATTACTCATGATCTTCCGGCGGGGATGATTTGCAGCGGTAATCCTTGCGAGGCCATCAAACCACGTTGGAAAAGTTGA
- a CDS encoding glycosyltransferase family 4 protein yields MLNTLPEEVPDYLMKSWTVIHKNCREHYATPRILAGASLLDRMITDVWVPPGWQKWSPSSLRSRWHAELKQSAVTSFNERVLPRRLWERFFNGSWWQRIEAEDLRFQKMAAKAMQKQVKTSRSGICFSYSYSGLETLRVAKKAGWKTVLGQIDPGSLEWEIVREGSRKYANLESPGEQPSENYWRRWREETELADIIIANSEWSESLLRQQGIAKGKLRVLPLLYENETALSQPKVYPAKFTKERLLRVLFLGRLCLRKGVPQLLDAVKGLGDEPVELRLVGPVAMELPPWIKQEGWSRKIQVQPPVNGDGVNAAYDWADVFILPTLSDGFAITQLEALARRVPVIVSARCARVVRHRQNGWVLDEVTPEAIQNCLRHVLSDPKELGRWSSKAEVPEGCHMEKLQQKYLALTDELSKGL; encoded by the coding sequence TTGCTCAATACCCTACCCGAAGAAGTCCCGGACTACCTGATGAAATCATGGACGGTTATTCATAAAAACTGTCGGGAGCATTATGCGACCCCGCGGATTCTCGCCGGTGCGAGTCTTCTGGACCGGATGATCACGGATGTTTGGGTGCCTCCAGGTTGGCAGAAATGGTCGCCAAGTTCACTGCGTTCACGCTGGCATGCTGAACTGAAACAGTCGGCAGTGACTTCCTTTAATGAAAGGGTACTGCCACGAAGGTTATGGGAGAGGTTTTTCAACGGGTCGTGGTGGCAGCGGATCGAAGCAGAAGATCTGCGGTTTCAGAAAATGGCCGCAAAGGCTATGCAGAAGCAGGTGAAGACCAGCCGGAGCGGAATTTGCTTTTCCTATTCGTATTCTGGCCTGGAGACTTTACGAGTTGCCAAAAAAGCGGGATGGAAGACAGTGCTTGGCCAAATTGATCCCGGATCGCTTGAATGGGAGATTGTCAGAGAAGGCTCACGTAAATATGCGAATCTGGAATCGCCTGGGGAACAGCCTTCTGAAAATTACTGGCGACGCTGGCGTGAGGAAACGGAATTGGCGGATATCATCATCGCCAATTCTGAGTGGTCAGAATCACTGCTTAGGCAACAAGGTATTGCCAAGGGCAAACTGCGGGTGTTACCGCTGTTGTATGAAAACGAAACAGCACTTTCGCAACCCAAGGTCTATCCGGCAAAATTTACCAAGGAACGACTTCTGCGCGTTTTGTTCCTGGGAAGGCTGTGCTTAAGGAAAGGGGTTCCGCAGTTGCTGGATGCCGTAAAGGGGCTTGGGGATGAACCGGTTGAGTTGCGATTGGTTGGGCCGGTGGCGATGGAGCTACCACCGTGGATAAAACAAGAAGGGTGGTCCCGGAAGATTCAGGTGCAGCCGCCCGTGAATGGGGATGGAGTCAACGCTGCGTATGACTGGGCCGATGTTTTCATTCTCCCAACTTTATCGGATGGGTTCGCCATTACCCAGCTTGAAGCACTGGCTAGGAGGGTGCCCGTGATTGTATCTGCCCGTTGCGCACGTGTTGTCCGACATCGCCAGAACGGCTGGGTGCTAGATGAGGTCACTCCCGAGGCGATTCAGAACTGCCTTCGGCATGTGCTTAGTGACCCGAAGGAGCTGGGGAGATGGAGCTCCAAAGCCGAAGTGCCTGAAGGCTGCCACATGGAAAAACTCCAGCAAAAATATCTAGCGCTTACTGATGAGCTTTCGAAAGGTCTGTGA
- a CDS encoding glycosyltransferase, which yields MRHLHYVQSLETLQGGGLGLAALELHRTLIRQGTASELVATCGGESRMESCVWEYARWGPEKAYFSWELVKAARERLGQTDIVHEHGFYVGTNAILGRAARKRGLPLVGHPQGFFDPWILRRSQVKKYVANRIFQAGNFRATRLWRALTGKEADQIRAQGFTAPIVVLPNGVHLPPEKEVGLATGLIPAKERPYRLTLLSRIHPKKGFDLLIPALARQEMKDWEVYVVGPDENGYLAEVQEMVRRHDLKGKVVFLPAVSGGAKAELFRSSDLFALPSYSEGFPVAVVEAASYGLPVVMTDECNFPELAAAGGAWICEPEVGALADTLRDALRAGPEERRQRGELGRQLIGLKYTWDQIARELARACDDLLSKA from the coding sequence ATGAGACACCTTCATTATGTTCAATCGCTGGAAACGCTACAGGGCGGGGGGCTGGGGCTGGCGGCACTGGAATTGCACCGGACTTTGATTCGTCAGGGGACAGCCTCTGAGCTGGTGGCGACGTGTGGTGGTGAAAGCCGGATGGAGTCTTGCGTGTGGGAGTATGCTAGGTGGGGGCCGGAGAAGGCTTATTTTTCGTGGGAGCTGGTGAAGGCGGCGAGGGAACGGCTGGGTCAGACGGACATCGTGCATGAGCATGGGTTTTATGTGGGGACCAATGCGATCCTGGGGAGGGCAGCACGGAAACGCGGACTGCCTTTGGTTGGGCATCCGCAGGGGTTTTTCGATCCTTGGATTTTGCGGCGTTCGCAGGTCAAGAAATATGTGGCCAACAGAATTTTTCAGGCTGGGAATTTTCGGGCGACGCGATTGTGGCGGGCATTGACGGGTAAGGAGGCAGACCAGATCCGGGCGCAGGGGTTTACTGCACCGATCGTTGTGCTGCCGAATGGGGTGCATTTGCCACCTGAGAAAGAGGTGGGTCTAGCCACGGGACTGATCCCTGCGAAAGAGCGGCCCTACCGACTGACTTTGCTGTCGAGGATTCATCCCAAGAAGGGGTTTGACCTGCTGATCCCGGCGCTGGCCAGGCAGGAGATGAAAGATTGGGAGGTGTACGTAGTTGGGCCGGATGAGAATGGCTATCTGGCAGAGGTGCAGGAAATGGTGCGGCGGCATGACCTGAAGGGAAAAGTGGTGTTTTTGCCGGCTGTCAGCGGTGGGGCCAAAGCGGAGCTGTTTCGGTCGTCGGATCTGTTTGCCCTGCCTTCATATTCCGAAGGGTTTCCCGTGGCGGTGGTAGAGGCGGCGAGCTATGGGCTGCCGGTGGTGATGACGGATGAATGCAACTTTCCCGAGCTGGCGGCAGCAGGCGGAGCATGGATATGTGAACCGGAGGTAGGCGCGCTGGCCGATACTTTGCGAGATGCGCTGAGGGCGGGACCTGAGGAACGGAGACAAAGGGGGGAGTTGGGCAGGCAATTGATTGGCCTGAAATATACCTGGGATCAGATTGCAAGGGAACTCGCCCGGGCGTGCGATGACCTGTTGTCGAAAGCTTGA
- a CDS encoding glycosyltransferase family 2 protein encodes MNKNQPNAAAPHLNLFSVVIPARDEEKSLPATIEHLHLEFSLNDIPHEIVVVDDGSTDLTWTILMALKEKIPVLRPYQNTGEHGFGRAVTFGLNHCSGDAVVIMMADESDDARDAVCYWKLLNEGWDCVFGSRFIKGGGVIDYPPIKLFVNRLANYFIRTLFRIPLNDTTNAFKAYRRTVVLGCAPLIAPHFNLTVEIPLKAIVRGYTWTIVPITWRNRRFGEAKLKIKEMGSRYFFICAYVWMEKYFSRGDYVSKKIQCD; translated from the coding sequence ATGAATAAAAATCAACCAAACGCCGCTGCGCCTCACCTAAATTTATTTTCAGTGGTCATACCAGCACGTGATGAGGAAAAATCGTTACCAGCGACCATCGAACATCTGCATTTGGAATTTTCGCTGAACGACATTCCACATGAGATCGTGGTGGTGGACGATGGAAGCACTGACCTTACTTGGACGATATTGATGGCATTGAAAGAGAAAATTCCTGTACTTCGGCCGTATCAGAATACCGGCGAACATGGCTTTGGTCGGGCTGTCACTTTTGGACTGAATCATTGCTCTGGTGACGCGGTAGTCATCATGATGGCCGATGAGTCTGATGACGCTCGCGACGCAGTGTGCTACTGGAAACTCTTAAACGAAGGTTGGGACTGTGTTTTTGGCAGTCGATTTATTAAAGGTGGAGGTGTAATCGACTACCCGCCGATCAAGCTCTTTGTAAATCGACTTGCAAATTATTTTATTCGCACTCTTTTCAGAATACCTCTGAACGATACCACTAATGCATTCAAAGCCTACCGAAGGACGGTGGTTTTAGGCTGTGCACCTCTTATTGCTCCACATTTCAACCTCACCGTAGAGATTCCATTAAAAGCTATCGTTCGTGGATACACATGGACGATTGTACCAATCACTTGGCGTAACAGGCGGTTTGGCGAAGCTAAGCTGAAAATAAAAGAGATGGGCAGCCGCTACTTCTTTATTTGTGCGTATGTCTGGATGGAGAAATATTTCAGCCGAGGAGATTACGTGTCAAAAAAAATTCAATGTGATTAA
- a CDS encoding glycosyltransferase: protein MTVQLRPWIIVWDHFGPYHYARVTALMKKMAVPIIPVQVARHTMTYNWEGSTLQEGCAEVIALQDDLPAEKLGFLKVLRCASRLFRELKPAVVFCPSYWPPRSLAIVFVARLAGARTVMMNESHAGTERSGAIGRHVKSALLKLFNAALLGGAPHRRYFASLGMAKERIFTGYDAVDNDYFQQAANEARADATKVRRELRLPERYILNLGRMVSKKNLSLLIKAYFTMRKRGCGVGAKLVLVGSGEEETGLKRLCDVLQLAWQDLSDSGEGLPSADVLFYGFRQIDQNPVFYALADCFVLPSLYEEWGLVVNEAMACGLPVLVSQTAGCAEDLVLEGQNGYTFSPESEEDLAQRLGEICDNGKLRRRMGTESLNIIEKWGCENFAENAIRAAEKALST, encoded by the coding sequence ATGACAGTTCAACTGCGTCCGTGGATAATTGTGTGGGATCATTTTGGACCTTATCATTATGCCCGTGTGACTGCGTTGATGAAGAAGATGGCGGTCCCCATCATCCCTGTCCAAGTGGCACGCCACACTATGACCTACAACTGGGAGGGGAGCACCCTTCAAGAGGGCTGTGCCGAGGTGATTGCTCTGCAAGATGATTTGCCTGCTGAGAAGTTGGGGTTTCTGAAGGTCCTGAGGTGTGCTTCCAGGCTGTTTCGGGAGTTAAAGCCTGCGGTTGTTTTTTGTCCGAGCTACTGGCCTCCAAGATCTCTCGCAATTGTTTTTGTGGCGCGTCTGGCCGGGGCACGGACGGTGATGATGAACGAGAGTCATGCAGGCACGGAAAGAAGCGGTGCCATTGGACGGCATGTGAAGAGTGCCTTGTTGAAGCTGTTTAATGCAGCCCTCTTGGGAGGGGCTCCGCACCGACGTTACTTTGCGTCTTTGGGAATGGCTAAAGAGCGAATTTTTACTGGTTATGATGCGGTGGACAATGACTATTTCCAACAGGCAGCCAATGAAGCACGGGCTGATGCCACGAAGGTCAGGCGGGAATTGAGATTGCCAGAACGTTACATTCTCAACCTGGGCAGGATGGTCAGTAAAAAGAATTTGTCCTTGCTGATCAAGGCCTATTTCACCATGCGGAAGCGTGGCTGCGGGGTGGGGGCCAAACTGGTTTTGGTGGGTAGCGGTGAAGAGGAAACCGGATTGAAGAGATTGTGTGATGTATTGCAGCTAGCTTGGCAAGATCTGTCGGATTCAGGAGAGGGACTGCCTTCGGCTGATGTCCTCTTCTATGGTTTCCGGCAGATTGACCAGAATCCGGTTTTTTATGCCCTGGCGGATTGTTTTGTGCTGCCCAGCCTCTATGAAGAATGGGGGCTGGTGGTGAATGAGGCGATGGCCTGCGGATTACCGGTGCTAGTTTCGCAGACTGCGGGTTGCGCTGAAGATTTGGTCTTGGAAGGGCAGAATGGGTACACTTTTTCACCGGAGTCTGAAGAGGATCTGGCTCAAAGGCTTGGCGAGATCTGTGACAATGGAAAGTTGCGCAGGCGGATGGGGACTGAATCTCTGAATATCATCGAGAAGTGGGGCTGCGAGAACTTTGCAGAGAATGCGATTAGGGCGGCGGAGAAGGCTCTGTCCACGTGA
- a CDS encoding dehydrogenase — MTKYRARAPLRLGLAGGGTDVSPYCDLYGGQVLNATINHYAHCTIEPLNTAAIEFHALDIDQVEYHTACSHLKVPEGLSLHRETYNLIVERFNDGKPLHLRMSTSADAPPGSGLGSSSTLVVAMIQAYSEWLRLPLGEYDIARTAFEVERVRLKQTGGRQDQYAAAFGGVNYIEFRPEEHVVVNPLRIKSWIMNELETSLVLYYSSVPRESSRIIEEQVKMVEQGESEAINATHRLKEDAIRMKDALLRGDFEKIGQILNRSWEAKKMLASSISNSSLDETIAEARRAGAIAAKVSGAGGGGFMMFLVEPSLRHRLERALLERRGRLLPFRFCVDGVESWTVK, encoded by the coding sequence ATGACCAAGTATAGAGCCCGTGCACCGCTTAGACTTGGTCTGGCGGGAGGAGGAACAGATGTCTCGCCCTATTGTGATCTGTATGGCGGCCAGGTTTTGAACGCGACGATAAACCACTATGCTCATTGCACCATCGAGCCCTTGAACACGGCGGCGATTGAATTTCATGCACTTGATATAGACCAGGTGGAATATCACACAGCATGTTCTCATTTAAAAGTTCCTGAAGGCTTAAGTCTGCACAGGGAGACCTACAATCTGATTGTAGAGCGTTTCAATGATGGGAAGCCCCTTCACCTGCGCATGTCCACCAGCGCTGATGCTCCTCCAGGCTCAGGTCTTGGATCCTCATCCACACTGGTGGTGGCAATGATCCAAGCGTACTCGGAGTGGCTCCGTCTGCCCCTGGGTGAATATGACATCGCCCGCACTGCTTTCGAGGTGGAACGCGTGCGTCTGAAGCAAACGGGAGGACGCCAGGATCAATATGCTGCAGCGTTCGGTGGTGTGAATTATATTGAATTCCGCCCAGAAGAGCATGTCGTTGTTAACCCGCTGAGAATTAAGAGCTGGATTATGAACGAGTTGGAAACATCGCTCGTTTTATATTATTCCTCTGTACCTCGTGAATCATCCCGTATCATCGAAGAACAGGTCAAGATGGTTGAACAAGGCGAAAGCGAGGCTATCAATGCAACCCACCGCCTCAAAGAGGATGCCATCAGAATGAAGGATGCTCTGCTCAGGGGCGACTTCGAAAAAATTGGCCAAATCCTCAATCGATCTTGGGAAGCGAAGAAAATGCTTGCCTCCAGCATTAGCAATTCGTCTCTTGATGAGACAATCGCTGAAGCACGCAGGGCTGGCGCAATCGCAGCGAAGGTTTCCGGGGCCGGAGGTGGGGGGTTCATGATGTTTCTCGTTGAGCCATCATTGAGACATCGTCTCGAGCGGGCACTCCTGGAAAGGCGAGGCAGGCTTCTTCCTTTTCGTTTCTGTGTAGACGGAGTAGAATCATGGACAGTAAAATAA
- a CDS encoding glycosyltransferase family 4 protein translates to MKNPENSDSEAIDVVIFAPTSLGGLAEHVHYQAQELHNQGASVVVLTSPDFLQGRVTGYCIKPVFPSLPVGGGLLNKARRLRALVQRYKILNAWLQQHPCQILLLETYMEYFSPLWAHFLSKIRRQGIFIGANLHDPVRDYRIGPQWMHDWSVKLAYRDLKFGFCHQHLPKSAGVPQHIDIHTVPVGVYQQSVEPLDQQDAKQGLGLPTDKRILLSFGFLRNNKNIDLVIRAMISSPDVFLIVAGRQQSANDRPVSSYLELASTCGVADRVRFDTDFIADESVPLYFSACDLVLITYSSSFHSQSGVLNIAAAYRKPVLGSSGASPLRDAIIEYNLGIFVDPDNEAAIGTALHVPTDPSTCDWDGYSRYASWKRNISPLMEMIGKPLTNPYDQV, encoded by the coding sequence GTGAAGAACCCTGAAAATTCAGATTCAGAGGCAATTGACGTTGTCATTTTTGCACCGACATCGCTAGGTGGATTGGCGGAGCATGTGCATTATCAGGCTCAGGAATTGCATAATCAGGGAGCTTCGGTTGTCGTTCTGACGAGCCCGGATTTCCTTCAAGGACGAGTGACTGGTTATTGTATAAAGCCTGTCTTTCCGTCTCTCCCTGTCGGCGGGGGTCTATTAAATAAAGCCCGGCGATTAAGGGCTCTAGTTCAACGATACAAAATCTTGAATGCATGGCTCCAACAACACCCTTGCCAGATACTACTGCTGGAAACTTACATGGAGTACTTCTCGCCCTTGTGGGCCCATTTTCTCTCTAAGATCCGCCGCCAGGGAATCTTCATTGGAGCGAACTTGCATGATCCTGTGCGTGATTACCGGATAGGCCCACAATGGATGCATGATTGGTCTGTGAAACTTGCGTACAGAGACTTGAAATTTGGGTTTTGTCATCAGCACCTACCTAAATCCGCAGGAGTTCCTCAACACATTGATATCCACACAGTCCCCGTAGGAGTCTATCAACAGAGCGTGGAACCGTTGGATCAACAAGATGCCAAACAAGGGCTTGGCCTGCCGACGGATAAGAGAATTCTTCTTTCCTTCGGGTTCCTTCGCAACAACAAAAACATTGATCTGGTGATTCGTGCGATGATCTCAAGTCCTGATGTATTCCTCATTGTTGCAGGACGTCAGCAGAGTGCTAATGACCGTCCAGTCAGTTCATACCTGGAGCTTGCTTCCACCTGCGGAGTCGCAGACCGGGTCCGTTTTGACACGGATTTCATAGCAGACGAAAGTGTCCCGCTCTACTTTTCTGCGTGTGACTTGGTCCTTATTACTTATAGCTCTTCGTTTCATTCTCAGAGTGGTGTTTTAAATATTGCAGCGGCGTATAGAAAACCAGTTTTAGGTTCTTCCGGCGCTAGTCCGTTGCGTGATGCGATTATTGAGTATAATCTGGGTATCTTCGTGGATCCTGATAATGAAGCTGCCATTGGAACTGCACTTCATGTCCCGACTGACCCGTCGACATGTGATTGGGACGGATACTCACGCTACGCGAGCTGGAAGCGAAACATATCCCCCCTGATGGAGATGATCGGCAAGCCACTAACAAATCCTTATGACCAAGTATAG